One Urocitellus parryii isolate mUroPar1 chromosome 8, mUroPar1.hap1, whole genome shotgun sequence DNA window includes the following coding sequences:
- the Lyrm2 gene encoding LYR motif-containing protein 2, with protein MAASRLPPATLTLKQFMRRQQVLMLYRRILRAIQQVSNNSDRKYLKDWAREEFKRNKSATEEDAIRMMITQGTMQLKELEKTLALAKS; from the exons ATGGCCGCTTCCCGGTTGCCTCCAGCAACGCTGACGCTAAAGCAG TTCATGAGAAGGCAACAAGTTCTCATGCTCTACAGAAGGATTTTACGAGCAATTCAGCAAGTATCAAACAATTCTGATCGCAAGTACCTGAAGGACTGGGCAAGGgaagaattcaaaagaaacaaaagtgcCACTGAAGAG GATGCAATCCGGATGATGATTACTCAAGGCACTATGCAGCTAAAGGAGTTAGAAAAAACACTTGCTTTAGCAAAATCTTAA